Genomic window (Gelria sp. Kuro-4):
CGCCGGGCAGCCGACGAGCTCACCGGCGGCGAGGGCTAGGGGGGAGCGCCATGGACGCTAAAGCAGCCATTGCCCGACTGTTCACCGACCTGGCCGCTGCCCTCGAGACGGGTCGCATGGGCGGCCGGGTGACGGTGGGTGTTACCACTCTGGGCAGCGAGCACGGGGTAGCCGAGGTGGTGCGCGGCGCGGAGCTTGCCGCCCAGGCGGATCCAAGCCTTGCGGTGGTCCTCATCGGCCCGCGGGTGGACTCACCCCTGGCCCAGGAGGAGTGCGACTGCGAAGACGTAGCCCACCGGCGTATGGAGGAGCTCCTGAGCCAGGGGCGCCTGGCGGCGGCGGTAACCATGCACTACCCCTTCCCGGTGGGGGTGGCCACCGTGGGGCGCGTCATCACCCCGGCGCGGGGCAAACCGCTGCTGCTTGCCACCACCACCGGGGCCAGCGCGGCCGAACGCGTGCCGGCGCTGCTGAAAAACGCCGTCTACGGCCTGGCGGTGGCCAAGGCCCTGGGTATCAACACGCCTACCCTGGGCATCCTCAACGTGGACGGCGCCCGCCAGGCGGAGCGGGAGCTTAAGGAGCTGGCGGAGCGCGGCTATCCCATCACCTTCGCCGAAACCGTGCGGGCGGAAAAGGGCGCCATCATGCGCGGCAACGACCTTCTGGCCGCCAGCCCCGACGTCATGGTCTGCGACACCTTAACCGGGAACCTCCTCATGAAGATCTTCAGCGCCTACAGCACCGGCGGCAGCTACGAGGCGCTGGGCTACGGCTACGGCCCGGGGGTGGGTCCCGGCTGGGACCGTATCGTGGGCATCGTCTCCCGGGCCTCCGGGGCGCCGGTGATCGCCGGGGCCATCGCCTTCGCCGCCGCCTGCGCGGCGGCCGGCCTGCCGCGCCTTATGCAGGCGGAGTGGGAGGCGGCCCGTCGGGCCGGCATCGAGGACCGCTTGGCCAGGCCGGCGGCTGCCGAGGAAAAGGCGGGAGCAGTGCAGCCGCCGCCGGCCAAGCCCACCGGGGCGGAGATCGGCGGGGTGGACGTGCTGGCCATCGAGGATGCCGCCCGGCAGCTCTGGCGGCAGGGCATCTATGCTGAGACCGGCATGGGCTGTGAAGGGCCGGTGATCCTGGTGGCGCCGGAAGACAAAGAAAAGGCTGTGGCCGTGTTGCGCGGGGGAGGATATATATAAGGTGTGGGGACAGGTCGGCAATTCAGGGGGTAGGAGTGGGGGACAGGTCGGCAATTCAGAGCTGACTGTGTGGGCCCGACCTGTCCCCATGGCAACCCTGGATGCGTTTCTTTCGGTAATCCGGTGTGCCGTGTAAGCTTTAGGGCCTTCGGGAGGGCGGGGACAGGTCGGCAATTCAGGGGGTAGGAGTGGGGGACAGGTCGGCAATTCGGGGCTGACTGTGTGGGCCCGACCTGTCCCCATGTTCGACCTGTCCCTGTGGCGACCGTGGCTGCGTTTCTTTCGATAATCTCGTGTGCCGTGTAAGCTTTAGGTGGTTTCCGGCAGGAATCCCGGGCTGCAAGGTAGAATTGCCCGGAAGAAAGTCACGTGGACCGGCGGTGCGGGAGCCGGCAGAGGAGGGGCAGTATGGCACGCAGGGCAGGCGGAGATAAGGGGCGGACGGTCTGCGGGCGTAAGCTTAAGGCGGCGCGGGAGGCGCGCGGGCTTTCGCTCTCAGCCCTGGCGGCGGCGGCCCGGGTTTCCTCCTCCTACCTCAGCGAGGTGGAACACGGGCGCAAGTCGCCGTCCCTTCCTGTGCTGCGGCGCTTGGCTGCGGCCCTCAACCTGGCCCCGGCCGATCTTATAGCGGCGGAAGCACGGGATACGGCCCTGGCGCCGGGGGAGCGCGTGCGGCTCCTCCGGGAGGAAAAGGGGCTGACGCTGAGTGCCCTGGCGGAAAAAGCTGGTATCACCACGAGTTACCTCAGTGAAATCGAGCGCGGGCAGGCCGGCCCGGCGCTCACCACCCTGGAGCGCTTGGCCCAAGCCCTGGGCACCACGCTCGCCCAGCTTTGGGGGCCGCTGGCCGGCCTGGGCCTGCGCCTGCGAGAGCTGCGCGAGGAACGGGGCCTGAGCCAGGCCGAGCTGGCGGCCCGGGCCGGTGTCTCACCCGGGCTCGTGGGTCAGGTGGAGCGGGGCGAGGTGCAGCCTTCCTTGGCGACGCTGGAGGGGCTGGCGGCCGGCCTGGGCGTATCCCCGTGCCACCTTATCCGGGAAGAGGACCCGGCGGCCCTCTACGCCCGCCTCAGCCCGTGCGTGCGCGAGCTTCTGGCGGACCGGAGCGTACAGGCGGTACTGGAGCGGCTCTGCACCTGCTCGCCGGCGGAGCTGCGCTTCCTGCTCGCCTTCATCGACCTTTACAAGACACACCACCGGCCTGGAGCCGGGCCGGCGCCGGCGACGGAAACCAGGCAAGGTACCCAGGGACAGGAATAGGGAAAAGGGGGCTGCTACGCAGCCCCCTCCAGGGTAAGGAACCGGAATGGACCCCAGCCGCCCAGGTCCACCACCATGCCCTCCGGCCCGGCCTCGATCTCAGTGCTTACATAGACCTCGATGCCGTCGATGGTGGTTAGCTCGTAACCCTCACGGCTGTACGGTGCGCCTGCTACCACGGCAGGACGAACGATCGGGCCCCCTCAGCCGCCGCACTGCTCGTACTGGATGCTGATCACGGTATTGCCCTTGGACTTGAGGTACTCCCGGGCTTCCGGGGTTAAGGTCACCTTTGTCATATAGGCCCTCCTTCCATGCCCGCTGAGGAGAGGATCTATTTCAATTATACTATAGGCTTTATTCGCTGTAAAGAGAAGGCCCGGCAGAGCCGGGTCGAAACTCAGCGGGGCTTGAAGGTTTCGCAGATGGTGTCCTTGCTGGTCTGCCCCAGGCGGCCGCCGTTTTCGACGTTCACCTCGATGGCGTCGGCCCGGCAGACGTCGTTGTGCCAGTAGGCGCAGTTGGACACCGTGCACTTGACGTTTTGCACCGTCACACCTTTCACCTCCCCGGCGCACACGGCTGTTCCTCAGCAAGTGTGCCACCCGGGAGGGAAAGTATGCAGGAGGCGGTACTGTGCGACCGCAGCTTGCCCTCCTTCTGGGCGTTGTTGCCGTTTCCTTTGCCGCTCCGCTCATCAAACTCAGCGCCGCCCCGCCGCTGGCCATCGCCTTCTACCGCTTGGCGTTCGCCGCGGCGGCAACGTTTTTACTGGCGCGCGGCCGGCCTGGGCGCCTGCCGGACCGGCGGGCCCGGCAGCTGGCGACCTTGGCCGGGCTCTTTCTTGGCCTGCACTTTGCCGTGTGGATCGCTTCGCTCCGCTACACCAGCGTGGTGAGCTCGGTGGCCCTAGTCACCCTGCAGCCTGTCATCGCCGCCCTGGCTTCTCGGCTCCTCTTGGGCGAGCGCCTGGTGCGCCGGGAGGTCCTGGGCATCGGCCTGGCGCTGGCCGGCGGCGCGGCCCTGGCCGCCGGCGACTTCGGGGGCGGCGGGGCCGGTCTTTATGGCGATGCCCTGGCCTTCCTCGGCGCCATTTTTGTCGCCGCCTATTTTCTCCTGGGCCGGGTGCTCAGGCGTACGCTTTCCACCCTCACCTACACCTTCTGGGTGTACAGCACGGCAGCAGGCGTACTCTTTGTCTTGGCCCTGGCCGCGCGCACGCCGCTTGGTCCCTACGGCGCGGCAGACTGGCTCATCTTCGCCGGTCTGGCTGTGGTGTGTACACTCTTCGGCCACTCGGTCTTCAACTGGGCCCTGGCCTACCTGCCGGCCACCTCCGTCACCGTGGCCATTCTCGGCGAGCCCGTCGGGGCGGCCTTCCTGGCCTTTGTGCTGTTTGGCGAAGCGCCGCGTCCCGGGCAACTCCTGGCCGGGACAGTACTGTTCGGCGGGATTGCCGTCTACCTGTCCGCACCAGTGCCGGCCGGGACACCTCCACCGCAGGGTGCAGACCGCTGCGCCTCCAAAGCCTCATAACCGGGGTCTCACAGCGGCAGCCGCGTTAAAAGAGCGCCCATCCTAGAGCGGTTATGCTGGTAAGTGGAAATCGGCAACCCGTGCCGCAAGCTCCTCGCCCAGGGTAGTGAGGCCTCTCGCTGTGGCCGCCGGCTGGGCCGGCTCGGCTGTGGTGCTTTGCTGGAACACTTCGTGCGTCGGGTCGCCGCCGGCCACAGCGGAGAGGGGCTCCCGTACGCTAGCCAGGGGCCGACGGATGCTGCGCACCAGGTGAACGGCGGCGCCCAGTACCAGGAAGGGTGCCCCCAGAGCCCTGGCGGAGGAACTCATTCCAGAGCCGCGTGCACGTCGTCTACCCGGAGGCGGCCGCCCCGGCCGCCTTTGCCCGCTGCACGGAGGCGAACGGCGCTGCACGCCGTCTGCGGCCGGTGAGGTGGCCTGCGCAGTGGAAAATTCTTCTCCCCAACCCATGGAAAAAGGAGGAAATAAGAACTGGGATGGGGAATCTGTAAACTAAGTTGCAGCAGCGTGGGCCCCATGGCGTTGCTCCCAGTCTTCGCCCGCGGAAGGTGAGCTCCTTGGCCTCCGAAAGGCATGTCAGCGGCCTTTGGGCCGCCCTCTTTATCATCCTGCTTCTTCCCTTCCTTTTCCTGCGCCAGGGCGGCGAGAGCCTTTCGCTCAGCGCCCCGGCCCTCGGCCTGCCGGCCTCACTCCCCCGGGCCGGCGTCGTCTGGGAGTATCAAGGCGGGCCGCAGGAAGCGCCTCTTTGGCTGGGCGGGCCGCTCCTGGGCTGCCAGATAGTGCTGCGGGAGAGTGCAGGCACGCTGGTGGCCGTCTCGGTTGAGGGTAGCGCGCTCTGGCGCGAGGAGGCCGGCGCGGGCCCTCCGGCGGTGACGGGCGGCCGCGAAGTGCTCTTCGCCGCGCCGGGGGGAGGCGTGGTGAAACGGGGTGGTAAAAACGGGGTCTCCTGGGCCGACCACAGCGATTGGCCGGTCCAGCTCTTGACCCTGGCCCCGGACGGGCGGGCGGCGGTAGTGGAGGGCCCGCTCGCGGAAGGATCTGCCAACCTGATGGAAAGGGTACGCTTTTATGCACCCGATGGGAGCATGTTGGGTGAGTACGTGCTCCGCAACGCCTCGGCGCTTAAAATCGAGCCGGCCGGGGAGGGTTGGTTTCTCAGCACCATAGGGCTCAGCAGCACGCCGCGCGGCGCACGCCTCCTTGCCCTGACGCGCGAAGGCCGGAGCGCCCGCACGCTCTGGGAA
Coding sequences:
- a CDS encoding helix-turn-helix domain-containing protein, translated to MARRAGGDKGRTVCGRKLKAAREARGLSLSALAAAARVSSSYLSEVEHGRKSPSLPVLRRLAAALNLAPADLIAAEARDTALAPGERVRLLREEKGLTLSALAEKAGITTSYLSEIERGQAGPALTTLERLAQALGTTLAQLWGPLAGLGLRLRELREERGLSQAELAARAGVSPGLVGQVERGEVQPSLATLEGLAAGLGVSPCHLIREEDPAALYARLSPCVRELLADRSVQAVLERLCTCSPAELRFLLAFIDLYKTHHRPGAGPAPATETRQGTQGQE
- the grdD gene encoding glycine/sarcosine/betaine reductase complex component C subunit alpha, which produces MDAKAAIARLFTDLAAALETGRMGGRVTVGVTTLGSEHGVAEVVRGAELAAQADPSLAVVLIGPRVDSPLAQEECDCEDVAHRRMEELLSQGRLAAAVTMHYPFPVGVATVGRVITPARGKPLLLATTTGASAAERVPALLKNAVYGLAVAKALGINTPTLGILNVDGARQAERELKELAERGYPITFAETVRAEKGAIMRGNDLLAASPDVMVCDTLTGNLLMKIFSAYSTGGSYEALGYGYGPGVGPGWDRIVGIVSRASGAPVIAGAIAFAAACAAAGLPRLMQAEWEAARRAGIEDRLARPAAAEEKAGAVQPPPAKPTGAEIGGVDVLAIEDAARQLWRQGIYAETGMGCEGPVILVAPEDKEKAVAVLRGGGYI
- a CDS encoding CC/Se motif family (seleno)protein; its protein translation is MTKVTLTPEAREYLKSKGNTVISIQYEQCGGUGGPIVRPAVVAGAPYSREGYELTTIDGIEVYVSTEIEAGPEGMVVDLGGWGPFRFLTLEGAA
- a CDS encoding PQQ-binding-like beta-propeller repeat protein — protein: MASERHVSGLWAALFIILLLPFLFLRQGGESLSLSAPALGLPASLPRAGVVWEYQGGPQEAPLWLGGPLLGCQIVLRESAGTLVAVSVEGSALWREEAGAGPPAVTGGREVLFAAPGGGVVKRGGKNGVSWADHSDWPVQLLTLAPDGRAAVVEGPLAEGSANLMERVRFYAPDGSMLGEYVLRNASALKIEPAGEGWFLSTIGLSSTPRGARLLALTREGRSARTLWEQEEVIQAVAHHPAGMAAASGRRLKFFPQVGTGWEVELANPVSHLAFTADGCLLAVEAGGSGAAPARLTLFTSQGKKAWQRRLRGACRGLFSRGGTVLVADTRLVYALDGEGRLQWCYEAPAPIAGFAPLAAGDEVVVATEGQRLILITPPRPEASHE
- a CDS encoding DUF1540 domain-containing protein translates to MTVQNVKCTVSNCAYWHNDVCRADAIEVNVENGGRLGQTSKDTICETFKPR
- a CDS encoding DMT family transporter, producing MRPQLALLLGVVAVSFAAPLIKLSAAPPLAIAFYRLAFAAAATFLLARGRPGRLPDRRARQLATLAGLFLGLHFAVWIASLRYTSVVSSVALVTLQPVIAALASRLLLGERLVRREVLGIGLALAGGAALAAGDFGGGGAGLYGDALAFLGAIFVAAYFLLGRVLRRTLSTLTYTFWVYSTAAGVLFVLALAARTPLGPYGAADWLIFAGLAVVCTLFGHSVFNWALAYLPATSVTVAILGEPVGAAFLAFVLFGEAPRPGQLLAGTVLFGGIAVYLSAPVPAGTPPPQGADRCASKAS